The DNA region TGAATCCCAACCTGATCCAAAAAATGAGTCACCCCCGCCAAGGGGAGACCTACAATATTATAATAGCAACCATCCACCCGGCGCACAAATGCACCGGCAATACTCTGGATTCCATAGGCACCCGCTTTGTCTTCCCAGTCCCGGGTTGCTAAATACGCCTTCATTTCATGCTCTGGAATTTTCCGCATCCCCACGCGCGTCGTTTCCAGCCAAATTTTCTGCTTGCCGATTACGGAATGCAAAAAAACCACGCCGGTCATAACCGTATGCTCTTTCCCGGAAAGCATACGCAGCATCCGGCCCGCCTGGGTCCGCGATTCCGGTTTCCCGAATATTTTTCCCCCTTGGACAACAAGCGTATCTGCCGCCAAAATCCATGCCGGATGTGAAACACGCCGAGCCACCTCACGGGCCTTGGCCATCGCTGCCAGACGGACAAACACACCGGGATCACCCTGAGGTTTGCCTTCGTGGTAATGAGAAACCATAACCCGAAACGGAATCCCCGCCTGCTTGAGCAACTGCCTGCGTCGCGGTGATCCTGATGCCAAAATTAAAGTTGGTTTATCTTTCATAATAAATTCCTTTTTCACCGCAGAGGCGCTGAGTACGCAGAGAAAATCAACATTAAATTAAAATCAAAATCTTTGTAGGGTAAAAACAAAAACGAATTAGAAAACATTAAACTATTATTCAAAAAGCTTTTAATCCCTTTATGCTTTTGACTTCACCCTATTCAGTCTTTGATTTTCTCCGTGAGCTCCGTGGTGAATTGTTTTTCTTTTTGGGTGGGTTTAGAACCCACCCCTACGTTTTTTTCTCTGCGTTCTCAGCGCCTCTGCGGTGAATGCCTTTTTATTTTCTTTTGGGCGGGGGCGCCCCGCCCCTACATTTATAACACCCGCCGGACGCCGCGGAAACGCTGACGCCAATATTTTTTATTTGCATCCGAAATTTTCACCTTGCCGCCGGTTTTGGGTGCGTGGATAAATTTTCCTTTTCCCAGATAGATGCCGACATGAGAAATTCCGCGGCCATTGATATCAAAAAAAAGCAGATCTGCCGGACGCTCCAAACCAAGCCGCACCGGGCGGGCGATTTTAAACTGGTGACGGCTGATGCGCGGAAGTTTACGTCCGGCCGCCTTTTGATAAACATAGACTACCAAGCCGGAACAATCGAATCCCTGTGACGGTGAGTTGCCGCCATAGCGATAGGGTGTCCCCTCCAATGATCTGGCCAGACTGACAACCCGGCCGGCTTTTGCCGTATCCGGTGGTCTTAACGGCTGCGATGCGCATCCCGCCAGAAAGAACAAAAAAAATCCCGCAAAAATTATCTGCCAACTGATTAAATCATAGCGCAGCTTGATGAACCATGGCGCAAACGTGTGATTTTTCAAACCCGACTTAGTCTCCTGTTTCATCCCGGGGAGGGTCTGCATTTTTAGCGGTCTGGAGAATCCGGTCCAAAATTGTGCGCTCCGCTTCATTATTGATCAACAAAACAATTTTCTTCAGACTGGTTTCCTGCATGCAATGTTCCACAACAGATAAAAAAACCGTTTCAATCGCACGTGCCAAAGTAAAGGCGTTCACACTTAAACCAGTTACCGGCACAGCCAGTGTTTCACACTGGTTCTCTTTGGCAAGATTTAAGGCGGAAGAAATAGCACGATGGACCAATTTTTCATTGGTCATCATGTCCTGCCCCCAGGCAGCCGCATGAATTAAAAAACGGCTTTTGAGCCGCCCCGCAGGTGCCAGCACTGCCTGACCCGGCTCAATCGGACCCAATTCCATCGCTTTTTCCTCAAGAAACTCCCCGCCCCGTCGCTTCAAATCATCCGAAACTCCGGTAGAAAACCAGAGATAATTATTAGTAGGATGAATTAAGGCATCGACAACCTGAAATGCCAGACTGCCGACCGTGGTTTCTAAATGCGTATTGTGAATGCGCAAGTCCATGCAATTCCCCCGTATCTATGAACAAACCCCGGGGTAAACCCCAAGGTATTTGATACCATGCCCCAAGTCCGCTTTATTAGACCTGCCACAACCGGCAGAATTTAGTAGACGGAAGGGTAATAAAAAAATTTTAGCATATCCCCCCGGGGGATCAACTAAAATCCATAAAATCATCTTTGCCTGCTGTTCAATATTTTCATCCGCGCCTTCTTTTGCCAAACAGACTTTTTGTCCCCAATCGGGTCCCATTGCTGTAAGATAGTATCCATCTTCTTGAGGAGCTGTTTATGCCAAAAATTACTTTTCCCATGGTGGTCATGCTGCTTATTCTGGCAATGGCACACCCACTGCCGGCAGCACAGGAAGAATCCTGGAATTTTATCCGAAACCAAATCCAATTACGCAACGCTTCACAGATCACTGTCCTTGCCCGCATGGTCTATCTCGCGGATTCAAAAACCCTCATCCGCAATGCTGAAAAAAAAATCCAGCGTGTCATCACCGGCAAAAGAACGGTGAACCTGAACTGGCCGAATGCTCCGACTTATCACTTCCTGGAAATGACCATCAACGGCCGGAAACTGTCCCAAAAGGAAATCCGCGTCGAGACAAGTCAAGGAACAAAGCCGCAAACCATGCGTTCACCTTTCCACCCCTTGACAATTGATCAATATGATTTCAAATTGAAAGGACCCACCCTCTACCAGGACCTTGACGTCTGGGAAATAACCTACAAACCCAAAAAACCTGCCAGAGAATTTTCCCGCGGCAAGGTGTTTATTGACAAGACAACCTATGACGTGGTTTATATGGCATTTGAACCATCACAACTTCCCGGCATGGTAAAAAAAATGCGGGCCAAAATCACTTATCAATACCTTCAGGGGATGTGGGTACCGGAAACGCTTATTGTCAGAGGTCATGTTAAAAATACATTTATCTTCTTCACCCTGTCCGAGCAGTACATGGATATCAAAGAAACCTTCTACGACTATCTTTTTTAATTCCCGCCGGTATTCTTCGCCGGTTCCACGATTATGCTTTTATCCTATTTGGCCTTTACTTTTCTTTGCGACCTTCGCGTGAGATGCCTTTTGCCTTGGGGTGCCTCCCCCGACTATATTAATGCGTACAATTATACATTCAAATTACATTATTGGTTGACAATACCCCGCTATTTTTATATAGTGCAATTATGCATTTTAATTTCACTATTACACCACGCACAGGAGACAAACACCTACATGGATTATTTAAAAAGAACACTTGAGCCGGTATTAAAAAAAGCTGCTGCTGAATTTCCGGCCATTCTACTCACCGGACCCCGCCAATCAGGTAAAACCACACTTTTAAAACACCTCTTCAAAAAAACGCATCGCTATGTGTCCATGGAAGCGCCGGATATACAAGCCATCGCAACAGATGACCCCAGAGGATTTCTTGATTTATATTCCCCCCCGGTTATTTTGGATGAGATCCAATACGTCCCCGGGTTACTTCCTTATATAAAAGAGATCATTGATGCCAATCGGAATAAAAAAGGCCAATTTATTCTAAGCGGATCACAAAACCTACTTTTATCTCAAAACATCAGTGAAACCCTGGCCGGTCGATCTGCAATTTTGCATTTACTCCCGATGTCACTACGAGAACAGTCCAATCAATCACAACGTAAAGCGCCCTGGGACAGCAACGCTAAAATTCCATTAAAATCTGAACTTGATATTGCAGCGCTTTGGAAAAACCACGTCCGTGGTTATTATCCGGAGCTTGTGGTTGAAGCAAAGCGCAATTCCCATCTTTGGCATGCCAGTTATATTCAAACCTATGTCGAACGTGATATCAGAATGCTGCGTCAAATAGGTGATCTAACGCAATTTCAATCTTTTTTGCGGGCACTGGCTGCCAGAAGCGGCCAACTCTTGAATTTTGCCGAATTGGGCCGTGATCTGGGGCTTTCACTAAATACTGTCAAAGCCTGGTTGGCAATTTTAGAAGCAACTTTTCAAATCCATATACTGCGACCGTACCACAATAATATTTCCAAGCGCCTGGTTAAAACGCCCAAAGTTTACTTTACCGATACCGGAACACTTTGCTACCTGACCGGTTTAACCTCCTTTGAGCATGCTAAAAACGGTCCTTTATCCGGCCCCATTGCCGAGACGATTGTACTTTCAGAATTAATTAAATTTTTCTATCATCAGGGTGTTCAGCCGCCGATTTATTTTTGGCGAACCTCAAAAGGTGAAGAAGTTGATTTTGTAATCGATATCAACAATAGACTTATTCCCATTGAAGTCAAAGCAAGCTCAACTGGTTATTCTAAAATGGCGGATGGTATACTGAAATTCAAGGAATTATTTCCCAACAAAGCACAATCAGGTTACATTTCTTATTATGGCAGCTTAAAAATGCCCTTTGGTGAAATCGCCGAGGCGATACCGGTTACACAATTATAATTTTCATCTAACTCTCTTCGGGCGGGTTTGCGACCGGCAAAAGTCCCTTTCATTCAATATTTTTTCCGGTCACGGACCCGCCCTTACGATCAGCCTCATTACCCAAAGTAATAATAGTAATAATTCCTATCCTGTACTATAGTGAGTGCTATATTAAATTATTGATATAGTGATTTCCGGGGGGTGTTACTATGAGTCGCAGTAAATTGTCCAATACCTTGCTGAACCAGCTACAACCCAAAACCAAATCACAAACAGTCACTGAACCAAAAGTGGATTTACGTCCCAGCGCGCTTTCCGTGGATGTTGTCAACATCTGTAACCTGCATTGCAAACATTGCTTCTGGGATTCTTATGACGATGTAATTCCAAATAAAATAAATTTAAATATTTTAGAATCAGTTAAAAAAGCACTTATCAAATTCCCGAGTATTACCAATATAACCTGGTATGGCGGCGAACCACTTGTAAATGAGGCATCCAGAAAAATTGTCCAAAACGGTATCGGACTTAATAAAAAAAACAACTTGGTTGTAACCAACGGAATATTACCCCTCCCGGAATGGCGTAACAACACTCACTTTGCAGTGTCGATCGACGGAACACAAAAAGAGCATGATTTCATTCGCGGCAAGGGTAATTACGAAAAATCCAAAATCAATATATTAAAAGCACTTTCAAAAAACATTCCGGTTGCAGTCATTTATTGCATTAATGCTCTTAATATCCACTGTCTGCCTGATTTTTTAGCCGAATGGTCAGACTATCCCCTCGAAGGAATTGTGTTCACGATGTACGCCCCCTTAAAAAACAATACAAATAATTTGCAGTTAACCGACCGCCAACGCGACATGACATCTGACCTGCTATTACGCCTAAAGCAAAAATATAGCAGACCAATATGCAATTCCCATTTAATGCTCGAGCTGCTCAAAAATAAATATGGCCAACAAATGGCCGCTAATTGTCCGATGGATTTCAATAATGTTCATAGTAGAGTTTATTCAGTTCATATGTGCAATGATGGATCGCTAAGAAGCCCCTGTGCGCTGGGTGAAAATGCAGACTGTCAAAATTGTAGGTCAGTTACGAAAATCGCATTATATGCCGGTGTCGTCATGCATGACCGCACTTCCATCAATTCATTATTGAGGATGTATCATTCCAAGCACCACACAAAACATGCCGCAGTTTCAAATTATAAAGTTAAGACACGAAATTTCAATTGATCTAATAATATTACCGCTACTATTAGTAATCTATCCACAAGGTAAATAAATTATGAATCATTATGCTACAGCACAATTATTAAACAGTATTATTGTCCCAATACTTGGGTTTTATGTTTTTTTTAAAAACCATAGAAGCACAACCAATCTAACATTTTTTCTTCATAGTTTGGCACTTAGTGTTTGGAGTTTTTCCTTTTTCAAAATGGCATTATCTCAAAATTCGGCAGAAGGCCTTTTTTGGTCAAGAGCTCTTCACGTAGGCGCCGCATTAATTCCTGCATTTTTTATGCACTTCGTTTTATCTATACTCAAAATTAATGTCGAAAACAAAAAAATTATTAAACTGGCGTATTTAATTGGCTTTATAGTGCTTATTTTTGTTCCAACAAACTACTTAGTTTCGCACACTATCGAAATTGTCGGGTTTAAATACTTTGTCGGACCAGCCGGTTTGCATTATCATCTTTTTCCGATTTATTTTATATTATGTGTTATTTATTCATTCATAAAATTATTTACAGGATACAAACATGCTACAGGCCTGCACAAAACTCAGCTAAAATATTTATTTTTAG from bacterium includes:
- a CDS encoding ATP-binding protein, whose protein sequence is MDYLKRTLEPVLKKAAAEFPAILLTGPRQSGKTTLLKHLFKKTHRYVSMEAPDIQAIATDDPRGFLDLYSPPVILDEIQYVPGLLPYIKEIIDANRNKKGQFILSGSQNLLLSQNISETLAGRSAILHLLPMSLREQSNQSQRKAPWDSNAKIPLKSELDIAALWKNHVRGYYPELVVEAKRNSHLWHASYIQTYVERDIRMLRQIGDLTQFQSFLRALAARSGQLLNFAELGRDLGLSLNTVKAWLAILEATFQIHILRPYHNNISKRLVKTPKVYFTDTGTLCYLTGLTSFEHAKNGPLSGPIAETIVLSELIKFFYHQGVQPPIYFWRTSKGEEVDFVIDINNRLIPIEVKASSTGYSKMADGILKFKELFPNKAQSGYISYYGSLKMPFGEIAEAIPVTQL
- a CDS encoding outer membrane lipoprotein-sorting protein; the protein is MPKITFPMVVMLLILAMAHPLPAAQEESWNFIRNQIQLRNASQITVLARMVYLADSKTLIRNAEKKIQRVITGKRTVNLNWPNAPTYHFLEMTINGRKLSQKEIRVETSQGTKPQTMRSPFHPLTIDQYDFKLKGPTLYQDLDVWEITYKPKKPAREFSRGKVFIDKTTYDVVYMAFEPSQLPGMVKKMRAKITYQYLQGMWVPETLIVRGHVKNTFIFFTLSEQYMDIKETFYDYLF
- a CDS encoding C40 family peptidase, producing MKQETKSGLKNHTFAPWFIKLRYDLISWQIIFAGFFLFFLAGCASQPLRPPDTAKAGRVVSLARSLEGTPYRYGGNSPSQGFDCSGLVVYVYQKAAGRKLPRISRHQFKIARPVRLGLERPADLLFFDINGRGISHVGIYLGKGKFIHAPKTGGKVKISDANKKYWRQRFRGVRRVL
- a CDS encoding macro domain-containing protein codes for the protein MDLRIHNTHLETTVGSLAFQVVDALIHPTNNYLWFSTGVSDDLKRRGGEFLEEKAMELGPIEPGQAVLAPAGRLKSRFLIHAAAWGQDMMTNEKLVHRAISSALNLAKENQCETLAVPVTGLSVNAFTLARAIETVFLSVVEHCMQETSLKKIVLLINNEAERTILDRILQTAKNADPPRDETGD
- a CDS encoding Maf family protein, yielding MKDKPTLILASGSPRRRQLLKQAGIPFRVMVSHYHEGKPQGDPGVFVRLAAMAKAREVARRVSHPAWILAADTLVVQGGKIFGKPESRTQAGRMLRMLSGKEHTVMTGVVFLHSVIGKQKIWLETTRVGMRKIPEHEMKAYLATRDWEDKAGAYGIQSIAGAFVRRVDGCYYNIVGLPLAGVTHFLDQVGIHLCSAK
- a CDS encoding radical SAM protein, encoding MSRSKLSNTLLNQLQPKTKSQTVTEPKVDLRPSALSVDVVNICNLHCKHCFWDSYDDVIPNKINLNILESVKKALIKFPSITNITWYGGEPLVNEASRKIVQNGIGLNKKNNLVVTNGILPLPEWRNNTHFAVSIDGTQKEHDFIRGKGNYEKSKINILKALSKNIPVAVIYCINALNIHCLPDFLAEWSDYPLEGIVFTMYAPLKNNTNNLQLTDRQRDMTSDLLLRLKQKYSRPICNSHLMLELLKNKYGQQMAANCPMDFNNVHSRVYSVHMCNDGSLRSPCALGENADCQNCRSVTKIALYAGVVMHDRTSINSLLRMYHSKHHTKHAAVSNYKVKTRNFN